A genomic segment from Colletotrichum higginsianum IMI 349063 chromosome 5, whole genome shotgun sequence encodes:
- a CDS encoding short chain dehydrogenase: MAGQLRFDGQVVVVTGAGGGLGKAYATFFGSRGASVVVNDLGGSFKGEGTSTKAADVVVNEIKAAGGKAVANYDSVENGDKIVETAIQNFGRIDVLINNAGILRDISFKNMKDEDWDLIMKVHVKGSYKCARAAWPHFRKQKYGRVINTASAAGLFGSFGQCNYSAAKLAMVGFTETLAKEGAKYNILSNVIAPIAASRMTQTVMPPDVLEILKPEWVVPLVAVLVHKDNTDENGSIFEVGGGHVAKLRWERSNGLLLKADDSYTPSAVIKKWDQAIDFSKPQYPSGPNDFLTLLEESMKMGPNEQGEKVDFTGRVALVTGGGAGIGRAYSLAFAKHGATVVVNDLANPDDVVNEIKKMGGKAVGVKASAEDGDAVVKAAIDAFGRIDIVVNNAGILRDKAFNNMDDSLWDPVFNVHLRGTYKVTKAAWPYFLKQKYGRVINTTSTSGIYGNFGQANYAAAKCGILGFSRALALEGYKYNIYVNTIAPNAGTAMTRTIMPEEMVQAFKPDYIAPVVLALSSDKVPKNPTGGLYEVGSGWVGQTRWQRTGGHGFPVDTPLTPEEVLKHWDAIRNFEDGRADHPEKTQDGLQKVMANMENKSNKQEAHSDGDSQYLGAIKAALKAEGKGTEFQYEERDVMLYNLGIGAKRDQLKYVFEGADDFQVIPTFGVIPPFNTEMPYNFDDIVPNFSPMMLLHGEQYLEIKKYPIPTAAKLVSTGKLLEVVDKGNAAIVKSGITTIHAETKEPIFYNEMTVFLRGCGGFGGQKKPADRGASTAANKPPARHPDVVVEEKTTEEQAALYRLSGDYNPLHVDPAFAKMGGFKAPILHGLCFFGIAGKAVYERFGPLKNIKVRFAGTVIPGQTLVTEMWKDGGKVIFQTKVKETGKLAIGGAAAELLDNKSKL; this comes from the exons ATGGCTGGTCAGCTACGCTTCGACGGCCAGGTTGTTGTCGTGAcgggcgctggcggcggcttgGGCAAGGCCTATGCCACCTTTTTCGGTTCCCGCGGCGCCTctgtcgtcgtcaacgaTCTCGGAGGCTCCTTTAAGGGCGAGGGCACCTCGACAAAG GCTGCAGATGTCGTCGTCAATGAGATCAAGGctgccggcggcaaggccgtgGCCAACTACGACTCGGTCGAAAATGGTGACAAGATCGTCGAAACGGCAATCCAAAACTTCGGTCGCATCGACGTACTGATCAACAACGCCGGTATCCTGCGAGACATCAGCTTCAAGAACATGAAGGATGAGGACTGGGACCTGATCATGAAGGTGCACGTCAAGGGCTCATACAAGTGCGCTCGTGCAGCGTGGCCCCATTTCAGGAAGCAGAAATACGGCCGTGTCATCAACACTGCGTCAGCCGCCGGCCTTTTCGGTAGCTTCGGCCAATGCAACTACTCTG CTGCCAAACTTGCTATGGTTGGCTTCACTGAAACATTGGCCAAGGAGGGTGCCAAGTACAACATTCTGTCTAATGTCATTGCACCAATCG CCGCCAGCCGAATGACCCAGACTGTGATGCCGCCTGATGTGTTGGAGATCTTGAAGCCCGAATGGGTTGTTCCCCTTGTAGCCGTACTGGTACATAAGGACAACACCGACGAGAACGGCTCCATCTTCGAGGTTGGCGGTGGCCACGTTGCTAAGCTGCGCTGGGAAAGATCCAACGGTCTTCTTCTCAAAGCCGACGACAGCTACACCCCCAGCGCTGTCATCAAGAAGTGGGACCAGGCCATCGATTTCTCCAAGCCCCAGTACCCCTCCGGCCCCAATGACTTCCTGACCCTCTTGGAGGAATCCATGAAGATGGGACCCAACGAGCAGGGCGAAAAGGTCGACTTCACCGGCCGTGTTGCCCTAGTTACTGGCGGTGGTGCTGG TATCGGCCGTGCCTACAGCCTGGCATTTGCCAAGCACGGCGCTACAGTCGTTGTCAACGATCTGGCCAATCCCGACGACGTGGTAAACGAGATCAAAAAGATGGGCGGGAAGGCAGTCGGTGTCAAGGCTTCGGCAGAAGACGGTGATGCCGTCGTCAAGGCTGCCATTGATGCCTTCGGTcgcatcgacatcgtcgtcaacaACGCAGGTATCCTCCGCGACAAGGCCTTCAACAACATGGACGACAGCCTTTGGGACCCCGTCTTCAACGTCCATCTGCGTGGTACATACAAGGTCACTAAGGCCGCCTGGCCCTACTTCCTCAAGCAGAAGTACGGCCGTGTGATCAACACCACGTCCACTTCTGGAATTTACGGCAACTTTGGCCAGGCCAATTACGCCGCGGCG AAATGCGGTATTCTCGGGTTCTCCCGTGCGCTGGCGCTCGAGGGCTACAAGTACAACATCTATGTCAACACCATTGCACCTAACGCCGGCACTGCAATGACGCGGACCATCATGCCCGAGGAGATGGTTCAGGCTTTCAAGCCCGACTACATTGCGCCTGTTGTCCTCGCCCTGTCCAGCGACAAGGTTCCCAAGAACCCCACTGGCGGTCTGTACGAGGTTGGCAGCGGCTGGGTCGGCCAGACCCGCTGGCAGAGAACTGGCGGTCACGGTTTCCCCGTCGACACCCCCTTGACCCCCGAGGAGGTTCTTAAGCACTGGGATGCCATCAGGAATTTCGAGGACGGTCGCGCCGACCATCCCGAGAAGACCCAGGACGGCCTACAGAAGGTCATGGCGAACATGGAGAACAAGAGCAACAAG CAAGAGGCGCACTCTGATGGCGACAGCCAATACCTCGGCGCTATCAAGGCCGCATTGAAGGCCGAGGGCAAGGGCACCGAGTTTCAATACGAAGAACGTGACGTGATGCTTTACAATTTGGGCATCGGCGCCAAACGCGACCAGCTCAAATATGTTTTcgaaggcgccgacgacttccAGGTTATCCCGACCTTTGGTGTCATCCCCCCCTTCAACACGGAGATGCCGTACAACTTCGACGACATCGTCCCCAACTTCTCTCCCATGATGCTCTTGCACGGCGAGCAGTATCTCGAGATTAAGAAGTATCCGATCCCTACCGCGGCGAAGCTTGTTTCCACCGGCAAGCTCCTTGAAGTTGTCGACAAGGGCAATGCTGCCATCGTCAAAAGCGGCATCACGACGATCCACGCTGAAACCAAGGAGCCTATCTTCTACAATGAGATGACGGTGTTCTTGAGAGGATGTGGTGGTTTCGGCGGCCAGAAGAAACCGGCGGACCGCGGCGCCAGCACGGCAGCCAACAAGCCTCCTGCGCGGCACCCTGATGTTGtggtcgaggagaagacgacCGAGGAGCAGGCGGCGTTGTACCGTCTGAGTGGCGATTACAA TCCTCTCCACGTCGATCCTGCCTTCGCCAAAATGGGCGGCTTCAAGGCGCCCATCCTCCACGGCCTTTGCTTTTTCGGTATCGCTGGCAAGGCTGTGTACGAGCGCTTCGGCCCGCTCAAAAACATCAAAGTGCgcttcgccggcaccgtcatccCTGGGCAGACGCTCGTGACGGAGATGTGGAAGGACGGTGGCAAGGTCATCTTTCAGaccaaggtcaaggagacAGGCAAGCTGGCCattggcggcgccgctgccgagctgctcgacaACAAGAGCAAGCTCTAA
- a CDS encoding Ring finger protein, whose product MGFTTFLGSSTDKIQSNRLKPSSSSTSLDKSADTVPPQTPDASSSSGSNSHHGYIYDESQLSDVPPDCPDLRELNNSLEALAAVFPDVQIQVFREMLTNFEEESRLAVVADALLKNRVSWVKGRWRVVDDQRPGTSGASGERLEEHEEFPIPRVEAFRSPEYKHAVQALAWHEFKGLSRSTINAVLAESNYSYLEARKILVSLSSKSWRFTISSLFLRRKPVATGEAENHPLIVWKSTGQGAILPTLKATGNSELDIELYRDLVQPLKERVRQTQQDDDRGLAVLLNNEQAEEAGAMHECACCFTESTFEEFTTCNTDGHMLCFRCVRHSITEAVFGQGWHRSIDTDHGTLRCLAVEGNGCPGHIPSSHVHRAMLEEKKGAEILRKLDQRLAENSLLASSLPLIRCPFCNYAEVDDIYLPAQETQLRVRLDSLFSLVLLAVCIAMMPFLLPVVLLASFVCILVSTKQTLGDRLIVHWHLALGRHRRRRRGLRFTCQDPDCRKSSCLSCTKPWKDVHVCNESSLVALRTQVEQAMSMAIKRVCPRCHTSFVKNSGCNKLTCPCGYKMCYVCRKDIGGANGEGEGYRHFCDHFRPDGDPRPCTECTRCNLWESEDTDSVLRQAKEEAEAKWRETEKRELNGAEKAFLETGFARNGVSPVENRLKNGQLPTLPELCDFVVETIFV is encoded by the coding sequence ATGGGATTCACAACTTTCCTCGGCTCCTCCACCGACAAAATTCAGTCCAACCGACTCAaaccctcgtcttcgtccacCTCGCTTGACAAATCCGCCGATACCGTACCCCCACAGACACCCGAcgccagctccagctccggcTCGAACTCCCATCATGGCTACATTTACGACGAATCCCAGCTGTCTGATGTTCCTCCCGACTGCCCCGATCTCCGCGAGCTCAACAACAGCCTCGAggcgctcgccgccgtctttcCCGATGTCCAAATTCAGGTCTTCCGCGAGATGCTGACGAACTTTGAGGAAGAATCACGCTTGGCGGTTGTTGCTGACGCTCTGTTGAAAAATCGTGTTTCTTGGGTCAAAGGTCGTTGGAGAGTGGTAGACGACCAACGCCCCGGAACCTCGGGTGCGAGCGGAGAACGGCTGGAGGAGCACGAGGAGTTTCCGATCCCACGCGTCGAGGCCTTTCGAAGCCCTGAGTACAAGCACGCTGTTCAAGCGCTAGCGTGGCACGAGTTCAAGGGTCTTTCGCGCTCCACCATCAACGCCGTCCTTGCCGAGTCCAACTATTCATATCTCGAAGCACGCAAGATCCTTGTGTCTCTCTCATCAAAGTCTTGGCGCTTCACAATCTCATCTCTATTCCTCCGCCGGAAACCCGTGGCTACAGGCGAAGCCGAGAACCACCCATTGATAGTCTGGAAGTCGACCGGTCAAGGTGCCATCCTGCCGACGCTTAAGGCCACAGGAAACTCAGAGCTTGACATTGAGTTGTACCGTGATCTGGTTCAACCACTGAAAGAGCGGGTCAGGCAGACACAGCAAGACGATGACCGAGGCCTGGCTGTTCTCCTGAACAACGAGCAGGCCGAAGAGGCTGGTGCAATGCATGAATGTGCATGCTGCTTCACCGAATCCACCTTTGAGGAGTTTACAACCTGCAACACTGATGGCCACATGTTGTGTTTCCGCTGTGTCCGGCACTCAATCACAGAGGCTGTTTTTGGCCAGGGCTGGCATCGCAGCATCGACACAGATCATGGCACCCTCAGGTGCCTGGCTGTCGAAGGGAACGGTTGTCCAGGGCACATACCCTCCAGCCATGTACACCGCGCCatgctggaggagaagaagggcgccGAGATCCTTCGCAAGCTCGACCAGCGTTTGGCTGAAAACAGCCTTCTGGCATCCAGTCTGCCCCTCATCCGGTGTCCGTTCTGCAACTATGCCGAAGTGGACGACATATATCTCCCTGCCCAGGAAACACAGTTACGCGTCAGACTCGACAGTCTCTTCAGCCTCGTCCTGCTTGCTGTGTGCATCGCCATGATGCCTTTCCTCCTTCCTGTGGTTCTACTAGCGTCTTTTGTTTGCATCCTCGTTAGCACGAAGCAGACACTCGGTGACCGTTTAATTGTCCACTGGCATCTGGCCCTtggccgtcaccgccgacgccgccgtggtCTCAGGTTCACCTGCCAGGATCCCGATTGCAGGAAGAGCTCGTGCCTTTCTTGCACCAAGCCCTGGAAGGACGTTCACGTGTGCAACGAGTCATCTTTGGTTGCGCTGAGAACGCAGGTCGAGCAGGCGATGAGTATGGCCATCAAGCGTGTTTGTCCGCGGTGTCACACGTCGTTCGTCAAGAACTCGGGCTGCAACAAGCTTACGTGTCCCTGTGGCTACAAGATGTGTTACGTCTGCCGCAAGGACATTGGCGGTGCCAATGGAGAGGGCGAGGGGTACAGGCATTTCTGCGACCACTTCAGGCCGGATGGGGACCCGCGGCCGTGCACCGAGTGCACTAGATGCAATCTGTGGGAGAGCGAAGACACGGACTCGGTGCTAAGGCAAGCCAaagaggaggccgaggccaagtGGCGCGAGACGGAGAAGCGAGAGCTCAACGGGGCCGAAAAGGCCTTCTTGGAGACGGGCTTCGCGAGGAACGGGGTCTCGCCGGTCGAGAATCGTCTCAAGAACGGACAGCTGCCGACGCTGCCAGAGCTCTGCGATTTTGTCGTGGAGACAATATTTGTGTGA
- a CDS encoding D-glycerate 3-kinase, producing MTSITPKIIDDKSPLCIPFITGLLEKRSSQDGDRPFMIGLNGVQGVGKTTLVKALAEMLTKLGYSTLVFSIDDLYLKHEDQVALAQSHPDNFLVQQRGEPGTHDMQLARAFFDSITGGKPTKVPSYDKAAFSGQGDRLPESQWTEVNSPGQPKVQVVIFEGWCVGFRALPDPEVEAKWKGHSRTLQQHKLEHLLLVNERLKEYDTMTDLLDVFIHIDAEDTQYVYDWRLQQETALRQERGTGMTDEQVIKFVDGYYPAYELFPDNVRRGVLPNRPGHQMRLVVGKDRRVKEHFIL from the coding sequence ATGACTTCCATCACACCAAAGATCATCGACGACAAAAGCCCCCTCTGCATTCCGTTCATCACGGGACTGTTGGAGAAGCGGTCGTCGCAAGATGGAGATCGACCATTCATGATCGGCCTCAACGGCGTCCAGGGCGTCGGCAAAACGACACTTGTCAAAGCACTGGCCGAGATGCTCACCAAGCTCGGTTACAGTACGCTCGTCTTCAGTATCGACGACCTGTATCTTAAGCACGAGGATCaggtcgccctcgcccaATCTCATCCCGATAACTTCCTGGTGCAACAAAGGGGCGAGCCCGGGACCCACGACATGCAGCTCGCCCGGGCTTTCTTCGATAGCATCACCGGGGGGAAGCCCACCAAAGTGCCATCATACGACAAGGCAGCCTTTTCCGGCCAAGGAGACCGTCTCCCCGAGAGCCAATGGACCGAGGTGAACAGCCCAGGCCAGCCAAAGGTCCAGGTCGTCATATTCGAGGGTTGGTGTGTAGGGTTCCGTGCTCTGCCGGATCCCGAAGTGGAGGCCAAGTGGAAAGGCCATAGCAGGACACTCCAgcagcataagctggagcaCTTACTGCTAGTGAATGAGAGGCTCAAAGAGTATGACACCATGACTGACCTCTTGGACGTTTTCATTCACATCGATGCCGAGGACACCCAATACGTTTACGACTGGCGCTTGCAACAAGAGACCGCACTTCGACAAGAAAGGGGCACCGGCATGACGGACGAGCAAGTCATCAAGTTCGTCGACGGTTATTACCCTGCTTACGAGCTTTTTCCAGACAATGTCAGGAGAGGAGTTCTGCCAAACAGGCCCGGTCACCAGATGAGGCTGGTGGTTGGCAAAGACAGAAGAGTAAAAGAACATTTTATTTTGTAA
- a CDS encoding Short-chain dehydrogenase, with protein sequence MPRCIQITRTFCSSILFRQQLPRLFPLFQYTFNHRTIMSAAAKRLEGKTVLITGASSGIGKSTAFEYARTAPNNLKLVLTARRIDSLEQIAADIQKEVGDGVKIHPVKLDVSKPEEVRQLVPNLPEEFRDIHILVNNAGLVKGVAKAPEIAEEDINVMFATNVTGLINVTQAILPIFKARPDGGSGDIINIGSIAGREPYPGGSIYCATKAAVRSFTDSLRKELISTRIRVIGIDPGQVETEFSVVRFYGDKSKADAVYAGCEPLTPEDIAEVIVFTSTRRENVVVADTLIFPSHQLSMKGAAGLLHRKS encoded by the exons ATGCCCCGTTGCATTCAGATAACTCGTACTTTCTGCTCTTCAATCTTGTTTCGTCAGCAACTGCCCCGATTATTCCCTCTCTTTCAATACACCTTCAACCACAGAACCATCATGTCTGCCGCCGCAAAGCGCCTCGAGGGCAAAACTGTGCTCATCACCGGTGCCTCGAGCGGGATCGGAAAGAGCACGGCCTTTGAATACGCCCGGACTGCACCCAACAACCTCAAGCTCGTCTTGACCGCCCGTCGCATCGACAGTCTCGAGCAGATTGCCGCCGACATTCAGAAGGAGGTCGGTGACGGTGTCAAGATTCACCCCGTCAAGTTGGATGTCAGCAAGCCCGAGGAGGTTCGCCAGCTCGTGCCCAACCTGCCTGAGGAGTTCCGCGACATTCACATTCTGGTTAACAATGC AGGCCTCGTCAAGGGAGTTGCCAAGGCGCCTGAGATCGCTGAGGAGGACATCAACGTCATGTTCGCTACTAACGTCACCGGTCTCATCAACGTGACTCAGGCCATTCTCCCCATTTTCAAGGCGCGCCCTGATGGCGGTTCAGGCGATATCATCAACATTGGCTCCATTGCGG GCCGTGAGCCTTACCCCGGTGGTTCCATCTACTGCGCAACCAAGGCAGCAGTGCGCAGTTTTACCGACAGCTTGAGAAAAGAGCTAATCTCGACACGCATCCGCGTCATTGGCATCGACCCCGGTCAGGTCGAGACT GAGTTCTCCGTTGTCCGCTTTTACGGCGACAAATCCAAGGCCGATGCCGTTTACGC CGGCTGCGAGCCTTTGACCCCCGAGGACATTGCCGAGGTCATCGTTTTCACGAGCACGCGCAGGGAAAATGTAGTGGTTGCCGACACCCTTATTTTCCCCAGCCACCAG CTGAGCATGAAGGGTGCTGCCGGTCTCCTCCATCGCAAGTCTTGA
- a CDS encoding Major facilitator superfamily transporter, whose product MGQTNEDVEASKTEIPSEHQYRDATLPTWRFWVLSVGLCLGLFLSMLDASIVATSLYTIGAEFESVDLINWVALAYTLTYLSCAVLIARVSDIVGRRNAFLASFIIFFAFSLGCGFSQNLEQLVACRALQGLGGSGLYSITMIIFPEVAPKHLLQYISSLVGMVIASAGVLGPVLGGILTHYASWRWIFWINGPIGFVSLLVFYSTWPDARHLPTLQHRTWKELDFVGSILLVTASVLVVFSFQNAGTDGNKWSQAIFVVPVTIGGICFILLLGWETLVFKIWNSRIMAAIPIRLLRNRVYVATIFNTMFLGFPYLLVIYAFPIYLQVVHGKSSLLAGILLLPMLGSVALGTTLGGIANKTKNRLFETTAVASCFMTLGCGLMTTLSSSANLEPKALGFLTFIGFGFGLSATSSTVLGATESEISDHGEAPAQGIIAQVRILGGSLGIAASTAILGTFIRSDLAGVVSPEQLSSLHGAGMNLTEAQATSVRQAYTDSFRKDMHVGTILSGIAILFSLGVYRRNRITFEEQRQMHINIEVERRRRVSAATTLVSSNATD is encoded by the exons ATGGGTCAAACCaacgaggatgtcgaggctAGCAAGACTGAGATCCCCTCAGAACACCAGTACAGAGATGCCACACTCCCGACATGGCGGTTTTGGGTTCTCAGTGTTGG GCTCTGCCTTGGATTGTTCCTTTCAATGTTGGACGCTTCCATTGTAGCAACGAGCCTGTACACAATCGGTGCAGAGTTTGAGTCGGTAGACCTCATCAACTGGGTTGCTCTGGCTTACACCCTTACCTACTTGAGTTGTGCTGTCCTGATTGCGCGAGTATCCGACATTGTGGGCCGACGAAATGCTTTCCTCGCGAGCTTCATCATATTTTTTGCCTTCTCACTAGGCTGCGGCTTCTCCCAGAACCTGGAACAGTTGGTGGCATGCCGCGCCTTGCAAGGGCTGGGAGGATCAG GTCTGTACTCCATCACAATGATAATATTCCCAGAGGTCGCACCGAAGCACTTGCTGCAGTACATTTCCAGCCTTGTGGGCATGGTTATTGCAAGTGCTGGCGTGCTAGGGCCGGTCTTGGGAGGTATTCTTACCCATTATGCCTCCTGGCGTTGGATATTTTGGATAAA TGGCCCCATTGGCTTCGTCTCGCTACTTGTTTTTTACTCAACGTGGCCCGATGCCAGGCACCTGCCCACTCTACAACATAGGACGTGGAAGGAGTTAGACTTTGTGGGGTCTATTCTCCTCGTCACCGCCTCGGTACTTGTTGTATTTTCATTCCAGAACGCCGGAACAGACGGCAATAAGTGGTCACAAGCCATATTTGTCGTTCCCGTCACTATTGGCGGGATATGCTTCATTCTGCTGCTGGGCTGGGAGACACTTGTCTTCAAGATTTGGAACAGCCGCATCATGGCCGCCATCCCGATCCGTCTACTACGCAACCGCGTGTACGTTGCCACCATCTTTAACACGATGTTTCTGGGGTTTCCGTATCTTCTTGTCATCTACGCCTTCCCTATCTATTTACAGGTCGTCCACGGTAAGAGCTCGTTACTAGCGGGTATACTTTTGCTCCCGATGCTTGGATCTGTTGCACTGGGCACCACGCTTGGCGGGATTGCCAATAAGACCAAAAATCGGCTTTTCGAGACCACGGCAGTAGCTAGCTGCTTCATGACCCTTGGGTGTGGTTTGATGACAACATTGTCTTCGTCTGCTAATCTGGAACCTAAAGCACTTGGCTTCCTTACGTtcatcggcttcggcttTGGCTTGTCCGCCACTTCTTCTACCGTGTTGGGAGCAACAGAGTCGGAAATTTCAGACCACG GTGAAGCTCCTGCACAGGGAATCATAGCACAGGTCCGGATTCTCGGTGGCAGCTTGGGTATAGCGGCGTCAACGGCCATCCTAGGCACCTTCATACGGAGCGACCTGGCTGGCGTAGTCAGCCCGGAGCAACTGTCATCGTTACACGGAGCGGGGATGAACCTGACGGAGGCGCAAGCCACGTCCGTCCGCCAAGCATATACGGACTCTTTCCGGAAAGACATGCATGTCGGGACGATACTGTCGGGCATAGCGATCCTCTTTAGCCTAGGAGTCTATCGCCGAAACAGAATCACATTCGAGGAGCAACGACAGATGCACATCAATATTGAGGTGGAAAGACGTCGGAGAGTATCAGCGGCGACAACGCTGGTATCTTCTAACGCAACGGATTAA